In Gammaproteobacteria bacterium, one genomic interval encodes:
- the rpoH gene encoding RNA polymerase sigma factor RpoH yields the protein MATSLALQDRSLLPLSPVGSLDAYMTAVSSIPVLSREEEVRLARQFRDQDDLDAARQLVISNLRFVVHIARGYGGYGLQLGDIVQEGNIGLMKAVKRFDPEYGVRLVSFAVHWIRAEIHEFVLRNWRIVKIATTKAQRKLFFNLRKAKRHLGWLNPEETAAVANDLGVPEREVTEMESRLAARDLGFDGPDNDDDDGASYSPAVYLPTAEPGPQDLIAEDEHREQMHAQLLAAMGQLDDRSRDIVSSRWISEDKSTLQQLADKYGISAERIRQIESAALRKLRQQIVL from the coding sequence ATGGCCACATCGCTGGCTTTACAGGACCGCAGTCTGCTGCCGCTATCGCCGGTTGGCAGCCTGGATGCGTACATGACCGCTGTCTCGAGCATTCCGGTTCTCAGCCGGGAGGAAGAGGTGCGCCTTGCGCGCCAGTTTCGCGACCAGGACGATCTTGACGCGGCACGCCAGCTGGTAATTTCCAACCTGCGTTTCGTCGTGCATATCGCACGTGGTTATGGTGGCTATGGGCTGCAACTGGGTGACATTGTCCAGGAAGGCAACATCGGCCTGATGAAGGCGGTGAAACGCTTTGACCCGGAGTACGGCGTGCGCCTGGTCAGCTTTGCCGTGCACTGGATCCGTGCCGAAATACATGAGTTTGTCCTGCGCAACTGGCGCATCGTAAAAATTGCGACCACCAAGGCGCAGCGCAAGCTGTTCTTCAACCTGCGCAAGGCAAAACGGCACCTGGGCTGGCTCAACCCGGAAGAGACTGCGGCGGTTGCCAACGATCTTGGTGTGCCCGAAAGGGAAGTCACGGAGATGGAGAGCCGGCTCGCAGCTCGCGACCTCGGCTTTGACGGACCGGACAACGACGATGATGATGGCGCCAGCTACTCACCCGCAGTGTACCTGCCGACGGCCGAACCGGGACCGCAGGACCTGATTGCCGAAGACGAACACCGCGAGCAAATGCATGCGCAGCTGCTGGCCGCTATGGGGCAGCTCGACGACCGCAGCCGCGATATCGTTAGCAGCCGCTGGATCAGCGAAGACAAGAGCACACTGCAACAGCTCGCCGACAAGTACGGCATCTCTGCCGAGCGTATCCGCCAG